The Astyanax mexicanus isolate ESR-SI-001 chromosome 7, AstMex3_surface, whole genome shotgun sequence genome has a window encoding:
- the slc17a5 gene encoding sialin isoform X2 yields MVDMLNSSSSNSGANDSVCPRHNSPARPKHNHTASVYDWDSETQGWILGSFFYGYIITQIPGGYLARKYGAKWLLGFGILGTVIFTLLTPVAADMGAGYLIAVRVLEGIGEGVTFPAMHAMWASWAPPLERSRLLTISYAGAQLGTVVALPLSGQICFYLDWTYVFYIFGAVGLLWFVLWAFLVSSNPSSHRRISDTEKTYITSSLKNELSPTSDHIPWMSILTSVPLWAIVVAHFSYNWTFYTLLTLLPTYMNDILGFSIKQNGMLSALPYLGCWLLAMGGGQLADYLRETCFYRTVIVRKSFTIIGMVGPAVFLVAAGYTNCNYVLAVAFLTISSSLGGLSASGFNINHLDIAPSYAGILLGITNSFATVPGMIGPVIARSLTKSNTIAEWQTVFYISAGINLFGAVFYTVFGKGTVQPWAVNRVHIQ; encoded by the exons ATGGTGGACAtgctgaacagcagcagcagcaacagtggTGCCAATGACTCCGTCTGCCCGAGGCACAACAGTCCTGCACGGCCCAAACACAACCACACG GCCAGCGTGTATGACTGGGACTCGGAGACTCAGGGCTGGATCCTGGGCTCTTTCTTTTATGGCTACATCATCACTCAGATACCAGGTGGTTACCTGGCACGCAAGTATGGTGCCAAGTGGCTGCTGGGTTTTGGAATCCTGGGAACTGTGATCTTCACTCTGCTCACGCCTGTGGCTGCAGACATGGGTGCTGGCTACCTCATTGCAGTCAGGGTGTTGGAAGGCATAGGGGAG GGTGTGACGTTTCCTGCTATGCATGCTATGTGGGCATCGTGGGCCCCACCACTGGAGAGAAGTCGGCTTCTCACAATCTCTTACGCAG GTGCCCAGCTTGGCACTGTGGTAGCTCTCCCCTTGTCTGGACAGATATGCTTTTATTTGGACTGGACATATGTTTTCTACATTTTTG ggGCTGTTGGACTTCTATGGTTTGTCTTGTGGGCTTTTCTGGTCAGTAGCAATCCAAGCTCACATAGGCGAATATCAGACACTGAGAAGACGTACATCACATCTTCTTTAAAAAACGAG CTCTCCCCAACTTCTGACCACATACCATGGATGTCCATCCTAACATCTGTACCTTTATGGGCCATCGTTGTTGCACATTTCTCGTACAACTGGACATTTTACACCTTGCTCACTCTCTTGCCCACCTACATGAATGACATATTGGGCTTCAGCATTAAGCAG AATGGGATGCTCTCTGCTCTGCCCTACTTGGGCTGCTGGTTACTGGCTATGGGAGGAGGCCAGCTGGCAGACTACCTGAGGGAGACCTGCTTCTATCGCACTGTGATCGTGCGCAAGTCCTTCACTATCATAG gtatGGTGGGTCCAGCTGTGTTTCTGGTGGCAGCAGGATACACTAATTGTAATTACGTCCTTGCTGTTGCTTTCCTCACCATCTCCTCATCTCTGGGAGGCTTATCAGCATCCGGGTTTAACATCAACCATCTAGACATTGCTCCATC atatgcTGGAATTTTGCTTGGAATCACAAACTCGTTTGCGACCGTGCCGGGCATGATTGGTCCTGTGATTGCAAGATCGCTGACCAAATCT